In Pseudovibrio brasiliensis, the following are encoded in one genomic region:
- a CDS encoding FkbM family methyltransferase: MTEPTIKFSPQDQRVKQSIWLQDYRKNVVTKYGEDGLIEKIFEVIGTQNKFLCDVGAADGKHHSNSYNLLVNKEWKGILFEPTKQRYKELKELYRENKQILTRYDFVGLDKHNDLDFHLDQLENKVPQNFDFLSIDIDGCDVHIWKDIKRYRPRVVCIEFNPCISLDIYFLQARDLSVNQGNSLLAICEEAKDMGYELIATTQLNAFFVERSEFQKFKITDNSPKAMHFLEDKATHILMTYDGHLFLAGRTHHPWKHFELREESIQVLPPEYQKWKADGRLSFATQNKQKVRIEAAI, from the coding sequence GTGACTGAACCGACTATAAAGTTTTCGCCTCAAGATCAGCGTGTAAAACAATCCATTTGGCTACAGGACTACAGGAAAAACGTAGTTACCAAATACGGTGAAGATGGCCTCATTGAGAAAATATTTGAAGTCATTGGCACGCAAAACAAATTTCTATGCGATGTTGGTGCTGCTGATGGAAAGCACCACAGCAACTCCTATAACCTTTTGGTCAATAAAGAGTGGAAAGGGATCTTATTTGAACCAACCAAACAACGCTACAAGGAACTTAAAGAGCTATATAGAGAGAACAAGCAAATCCTCACACGTTATGATTTTGTGGGTTTGGACAAACATAACGATCTAGATTTCCATCTGGACCAACTTGAAAACAAGGTTCCTCAAAACTTTGACTTTCTTTCGATCGATATCGACGGTTGCGATGTTCATATCTGGAAAGACATTAAACGGTATCGCCCTCGTGTCGTTTGTATAGAGTTCAACCCTTGCATATCGCTTGATATATATTTTTTACAGGCAAGAGATCTATCAGTTAATCAGGGGAACTCCCTACTCGCCATTTGCGAAGAAGCAAAAGATATGGGTTACGAACTCATTGCAACAACTCAATTGAACGCATTCTTTGTAGAGCGCTCCGAGTTCCAAAAGTTCAAAATCACAGATAATTCCCCCAAAGCTATGCACTTCTTAGAAGACAAGGCCACGCATATCTTAATGACCTATGATGGTCATCTTTTCTTAGCAGGAAGAACACACCATCCTTGGAAACACTTCGAGCTCAGAGAAGAGAGCATTCAAGTTCTCCCACCAGAATATCAGAAATGGAAAGCCGATGGGCGCCTTTCATTTGCAACACAGAACAAGCAAAAAGTACGTATTGAAGCTGCAATCTAA
- a CDS encoding peroxiredoxin-like family protein codes for MLIPRKPVPSLSANLVGGGTFDLSADASDFATLVVFYRGLHCPICATYLKELERLTPEFEERGVKTIALSTDTEDRAQTFSNAIKADKLRVGYGVSLTKAREWGLFISAGRGKTSIGIEEPDLFAEPGLFFVKPDGTLYFGNVQTMPFARPDFKPMLGALDFCIKNDYPARGEYTGAL; via the coding sequence ATGCTGATCCCTCGCAAACCAGTCCCAAGCTTATCTGCGAACCTCGTTGGTGGTGGTACATTCGATCTGTCAGCCGACGCTTCTGATTTTGCCACTCTGGTTGTCTTTTACCGTGGTCTGCACTGCCCCATCTGTGCAACCTACCTGAAAGAACTGGAACGTCTGACACCAGAATTCGAAGAACGCGGTGTGAAAACCATTGCTCTCTCCACCGATACAGAGGACCGTGCCCAAACATTCTCCAACGCAATCAAAGCAGACAAACTGCGCGTTGGGTATGGCGTTTCTCTGACCAAGGCGCGTGAATGGGGTCTGTTCATTTCGGCAGGCCGCGGAAAAACGTCTATCGGTATTGAAGAACCGGATCTGTTCGCAGAACCAGGCCTGTTCTTCGTAAAGCCTGACGGCACACTTTACTTCGGGAATGTGCAGACTATGCCATTTGCACGTCCTGACTTTAAACCAATGCTCGGTGCTCTCGACTTCTGCATCAAGAATGATTATCCCGCCCGCGGTGAATACACCGGGGCACTATAA
- a CDS encoding HlyD family secretion protein yields the protein MPGGIFHISGPIKVILGACALIGAYVVIDYFFTYTADAYVSADVVRVSPEISGFVTEVPVDRNQAVKAGELLMQIDPEPFALAVQEARAQESMSLANLRRSEAEVQVAEAAVTAAVAKVANLSAQQQRFEELTDNGFVTQQRLDNITLSLEEANAETDSARDALRAAAHQVEVQRSTYEASQAATALAQYNLRKSSLLSPVSGVVSEYTVNPGNYVLEGIPQMALITNTNWRIIANLIERHAARLKPGQTVYFQVSSDPYRVHKGTVRSIGRGISRMDQDPRVLPYIPLTTDWIRLSQRFPVEIDMGEFLEDHVPMHGGDARIFLVH from the coding sequence GTGCCTGGAGGCATTTTTCACATAAGTGGTCCGATCAAGGTGATCTTAGGCGCATGCGCCTTGATCGGCGCTTATGTTGTTATCGATTATTTCTTCACGTATACCGCCGATGCCTATGTCTCCGCAGATGTGGTGCGTGTCTCCCCTGAAATTTCTGGATTTGTTACCGAGGTTCCTGTTGATCGGAACCAGGCCGTAAAAGCTGGCGAGTTGCTGATGCAAATCGATCCTGAACCTTTTGCTTTGGCGGTTCAGGAAGCGCGGGCGCAGGAAAGTATGTCTCTTGCAAACCTGCGTAGATCCGAGGCTGAGGTGCAGGTTGCCGAAGCTGCGGTGACTGCCGCGGTTGCTAAGGTTGCTAATCTTTCAGCGCAGCAGCAGCGCTTTGAGGAGCTGACGGACAACGGGTTTGTAACCCAACAACGTCTCGACAACATCACACTCTCGCTGGAAGAAGCGAATGCGGAAACAGATTCGGCGAGAGATGCTTTGCGGGCGGCCGCACATCAGGTGGAAGTACAACGCTCCACCTATGAGGCTTCACAGGCTGCGACGGCGCTGGCGCAATACAATTTGCGTAAATCTTCATTACTGTCGCCGGTGAGTGGGGTCGTCAGCGAGTACACGGTTAATCCGGGTAACTATGTGCTTGAGGGTATTCCGCAGATGGCGCTTATCACGAATACGAACTGGCGGATCATTGCAAACCTGATTGAGAGGCACGCGGCCCGGTTGAAACCGGGGCAAACGGTATACTTTCAGGTCTCCAGTGATCCATACAGAGTTCACAAGGGGACGGTCCGTTCCATTGGGCGAGGCATTTCCCGAATGGATCAGGACCCCAGGGTGCTGCCTTACATACCATTGACGACCGACTGGATCCGGCTTTCACAGCGGTTTCCGGTCGAAATTGATATGGGGGAGTTTTTAGAGGACCACGTTCCAATGCATGGGGGAGATGCTCGCATCTTCCTTGTGCACTAG
- the purL gene encoding phosphoribosylformylglycinamidine synthase subunit PurL: MMIQNSVKITPELIEAHGLKEDEYARILELIGREPTFTELGIFSAMWNEHCSYKSSKKWLKTLPTTGPRVIQGPGENAGVVDIDDGQAVVFKMESHNHPSYIEPYQGAATGVGGILRDVFTMGARPVAAMNALRFGEPDHPRTRHLVSGVVSGVGGYGNSFGVPTVGGEVEFHKSYNGNCLVNAFAAGLADADKIFLSEAKGVGLPVVYLGAKTGRDGVGGATMASAEFDDSIDEKRPTVQVGDPFTEKCLMEACLELMKTGAVIAIQDMGAAGLTCSAVEMGAKGNLGIELDLDKVPAREENMTAYEMMLSESQERMLMVLEPSKEKEAEAIFTKWGLDFAICGITTDTLRFVVKQHGQVMANLPIKELGDEAPEYDRPWTQWPEPEEIAAANVEEPADYKEALLKLLGGANGSSRRWVYEQYDTLIQGNSAATPGGDAGVIRVDGTDKGLAFSVDVNPRYCYANPYEGGKQAVAETYRNLSAVGSLPLAITDNLNFGNPEKPEIMGQFVGCLKGIGEACEVLETPIVSGNVSLYNETYGEGILPTPAIGGVGLLKDVTKRVGSAFVSTGETIVVLGGKGKHLGSSQYLQEVLGREEGAPPPVDLEVEKLTGTFVREAITEGRITAAHDISSGGLAVALAEMAIKGKLGATAKVTGDHPHAILFGEDQSRYVVTVAEEKLAAFLEDAIDAGISTEEIGKTGGDTLVLGDKISVSVEELNNAFEGWFPHFMQAS; this comes from the coding sequence GTGATGATCCAAAATAGCGTTAAGATCACCCCCGAACTCATTGAGGCCCACGGTCTTAAGGAAGATGAATATGCTCGCATTCTGGAGCTGATTGGCAGAGAGCCAACCTTCACCGAGCTTGGAATTTTCTCCGCAATGTGGAACGAGCATTGCTCTTACAAATCCTCCAAGAAATGGTTGAAGACACTCCCGACCACTGGCCCTCGCGTCATTCAGGGACCAGGCGAGAACGCAGGCGTTGTCGACATTGATGATGGCCAGGCTGTCGTCTTCAAGATGGAAAGCCACAACCACCCATCTTACATCGAGCCTTATCAGGGCGCGGCAACCGGCGTCGGCGGCATCCTGCGCGACGTGTTCACCATGGGCGCGCGTCCTGTCGCAGCTATGAATGCACTGCGTTTTGGTGAGCCGGATCATCCACGTACGCGCCACCTCGTTTCCGGTGTTGTCTCCGGTGTTGGTGGCTACGGCAACTCCTTTGGCGTCCCAACAGTGGGCGGTGAAGTTGAGTTCCACAAATCCTACAACGGCAACTGCCTTGTAAACGCTTTTGCGGCAGGTCTTGCTGATGCAGACAAGATCTTCCTGTCCGAAGCAAAAGGTGTCGGCCTTCCAGTCGTATACCTCGGCGCAAAAACAGGCCGTGACGGCGTCGGCGGCGCAACAATGGCCTCCGCTGAGTTCGACGATTCCATCGACGAAAAGCGTCCTACCGTTCAGGTTGGTGACCCGTTCACCGAAAAATGCCTGATGGAAGCCTGCCTTGAGCTGATGAAGACCGGTGCGGTTATCGCTATTCAGGATATGGGCGCCGCTGGCCTCACCTGCTCTGCAGTTGAGATGGGTGCAAAAGGCAACCTCGGCATCGAGCTCGACCTCGACAAGGTTCCTGCACGCGAAGAAAACATGACTGCCTACGAGATGATGCTCTCAGAAAGCCAGGAGCGTATGCTCATGGTTCTTGAGCCATCCAAGGAAAAAGAAGCAGAAGCCATCTTCACCAAGTGGGGCCTGGACTTCGCAATCTGCGGCATTACCACTGATACCCTGCGCTTCGTTGTGAAACAGCACGGTCAGGTCATGGCAAACCTGCCAATCAAGGAACTCGGAGACGAAGCTCCGGAATATGACCGTCCATGGACACAATGGCCTGAGCCGGAAGAAATCGCAGCAGCCAACGTTGAAGAACCAGCAGACTACAAAGAAGCTTTGCTGAAGCTACTCGGTGGCGCAAACGGCTCTTCCCGTCGCTGGGTTTACGAACAGTACGACACCCTCATTCAGGGCAACTCTGCTGCAACTCCGGGCGGTGATGCAGGCGTCATTCGCGTAGACGGCACAGACAAGGGTCTGGCATTCTCCGTCGACGTGAACCCGCGCTACTGCTACGCAAACCCTTATGAGGGTGGCAAGCAGGCCGTTGCAGAAACCTACCGCAACTTGTCCGCAGTTGGCTCCCTGCCACTGGCAATCACCGACAACCTGAACTTCGGCAATCCTGAAAAGCCAGAGATCATGGGTCAGTTCGTTGGCTGTCTGAAGGGTATCGGCGAAGCTTGTGAAGTGCTGGAAACCCCAATCGTTTCCGGTAACGTTTCCCTTTACAACGAAACCTACGGCGAAGGCATTCTGCCAACACCAGCAATCGGTGGCGTTGGCCTGCTGAAAGACGTCACCAAACGCGTCGGCAGTGCATTTGTTAGCACTGGCGAAACCATCGTCGTTTTGGGTGGCAAAGGCAAGCACCTCGGCTCTTCCCAGTATCTTCAGGAAGTTCTGGGCCGCGAAGAAGGCGCTCCTCCTCCTGTTGATTTGGAAGTTGAAAAGCTCACCGGCACCTTCGTTCGCGAAGCAATCACCGAAGGCCGCATCACAGCAGCACACGACATCTCCTCAGGTGGTCTCGCTGTTGCTCTGGCTGAAATGGCGATCAAAGGCAAGCTCGGCGCAACTGCAAAAGTGACCGGTGACCATCCTCATGCCATTCTGTTTGGTGAAGATCAAAGTCGCTATGTTGTGACTGTGGCAGAGGAAAAACTCGCTGCCTTCTTGGAAGATGCGATCGACGCTGGTATCAGCACAGAAGAAATCGGTAAGACTGGTGGTGATACTCTGGTTCTTGGCGATAAAATCAGTGTGTCAGTTGAAGAGCTGAATAATGCTTTCGAGGGATGGTTCCCGCATTTTATGCAGGCGAGCTGA
- the grxD gene encoding Grx4 family monothiol glutaredoxin, with protein sequence MSDIQNWIKHEVENNDVVLFMKGTPNFPQCGFSGQSVQILDYIGVKYIGHNVLEDDNLRQGIKDYSQWPTIPQLYVKGEFIGGCDIIREMFQSQELQALFAEKGIEIAPAA encoded by the coding sequence ATGAGCGATATCCAAAACTGGATCAAGCACGAAGTAGAAAACAACGATGTTGTGCTCTTCATGAAAGGCACCCCAAACTTCCCACAGTGTGGCTTCTCCGGCCAGTCAGTGCAGATTTTGGACTACATTGGTGTGAAGTACATCGGTCATAACGTTCTTGAAGACGATAACCTCCGTCAGGGCATCAAAGACTACAGCCAGTGGCCAACAATCCCACAGCTTTACGTCAAAGGTGAGTTCATCGGTGGCTGTGATATTATCCGTGAGATGTTCCAGTCTCAGGAACTGCAGGCTCTGTTTGCAGAAAAAGGCATCGAGATCGCACCAGCTGCATAA
- a CDS encoding BolA family protein gives MAMDAGELQTLIKEALPDAHVEIRDLAGDGDHYAAVVISESFRGKSRVQQHQMVYQALKGKMGDELHALALQTSAPE, from the coding sequence ATGGCCATGGACGCAGGCGAACTACAGACCCTTATTAAAGAGGCTTTGCCGGACGCACACGTGGAAATCAGAGATCTGGCAGGTGATGGTGATCACTACGCAGCTGTCGTCATCTCAGAAAGTTTCCGCGGTAAATCCCGCGTACAGCAGCACCAGATGGTGTATCAGGCTCTTAAGGGTAAAATGGGCGACGAATTGCACGCTTTGGCGTTGCAGACCTCAGCTCCGGAATAA
- a CDS encoding HAD family hydrolase yields the protein MFKTIVFDLDGTICHHKASYPKMFFEIFGEQFNKHSDTWLRHMLHNGEHTGLEAVQSCFPEMSPEEQKNALDTFTYRWSEAQVPFTGIFEAMALLKANFGCQIGVMTNGPSQFQWAVMNKLGLSEHVDFAYASGDPFPAECKPSIPLLRKLQSQRNFEADTALFIGDNLEKDIKPAREAGWSALHVAPHDDKTVPLPLSDFTKAAKQDSLLKVNWSSLTA from the coding sequence ATGTTCAAAACCATTGTTTTCGATCTGGATGGCACCATTTGCCATCACAAAGCCTCCTATCCCAAAATGTTCTTTGAGATCTTCGGTGAGCAGTTCAACAAGCACAGCGACACCTGGCTACGTCATATGCTGCACAATGGAGAGCATACCGGCCTTGAAGCTGTTCAATCTTGCTTTCCGGAAATGTCACCTGAAGAACAAAAGAACGCGTTAGATACGTTCACATACCGTTGGTCGGAAGCTCAAGTACCATTCACAGGCATCTTTGAAGCAATGGCACTCCTTAAAGCCAACTTTGGCTGTCAGATCGGCGTGATGACAAACGGCCCCTCTCAGTTTCAATGGGCCGTCATGAACAAGCTTGGCCTCTCAGAACATGTTGACTTCGCCTATGCCAGTGGAGATCCCTTCCCCGCAGAGTGCAAGCCAAGCATTCCTCTCCTCCGTAAGCTCCAAAGCCAGCGCAACTTTGAAGCCGATACTGCACTTTTCATCGGAGACAATCTGGAGAAAGACATCAAGCCCGCGCGGGAAGCTGGATGGAGTGCATTGCACGTCGCCCCACATGACGACAAGACGGTGCCTCTACCTCTCTCTGACTTCACTAAAGCAGCAAAACAGGACAGTCTTTTAAAGGTTAACTGGAGCAGCCTGACGGCTTAA
- the ttcA gene encoding tRNA 2-thiocytidine(32) synthetase TtcA: protein MSQLSAEHATDTAAESKVFDPDCHPLFREVPSSVEFKKLRKRLLRETRQAISDYKMVPDGASPEKTKWLICLSGGKDSYTLLAVLMDLKWRGLLPVDLIACNLDQSQPGFPQHILPEFFERYEIPNLIVRENTYGIVTDKLPETSTYCSLCSRLRRGILYRTARELGCEAIVLGHHRDDALETFMMNMFHGGRMASMPPKLVNDEGDLMVLRPLMNSSEADIEKFSKAMEFPIIPCNLCGSQDGLQRVQVKNMLQQWEKETPGRLGIMARALAHVRPSHLHDAKAFDFVGLRPNTGEKGESDQEPCAAAEAMTEKLFGNEF from the coding sequence ATGAGTCAGTTAAGCGCAGAACACGCAACCGATACAGCTGCTGAAAGCAAAGTTTTCGATCCAGATTGCCATCCGCTATTCCGTGAGGTGCCAAGTTCGGTTGAGTTTAAGAAGCTGCGTAAGCGTTTGCTGCGTGAGACCCGTCAGGCGATCTCTGATTACAAAATGGTGCCGGATGGTGCGAGCCCGGAAAAGACCAAGTGGCTCATCTGCCTATCTGGCGGTAAAGACAGCTACACCCTGCTTGCGGTTCTGATGGATCTGAAGTGGCGCGGTCTTCTTCCAGTAGACCTGATCGCCTGCAATCTAGATCAGTCCCAGCCGGGCTTCCCTCAACACATTCTGCCTGAGTTCTTTGAGCGGTATGAGATCCCGAACCTGATCGTGCGCGAAAACACCTATGGCATCGTCACCGACAAGCTGCCAGAGACCTCGACCTATTGTTCTTTGTGCTCCCGTTTGCGCCGCGGCATTCTTTATCGCACGGCGCGCGAGCTGGGCTGTGAAGCGATTGTGCTTGGGCACCACCGCGATGATGCGCTGGAAACCTTCATGATGAACATGTTCCACGGTGGCCGTATGGCATCCATGCCACCAAAGCTGGTGAACGATGAGGGCGATCTGATGGTTCTGCGCCCGCTGATGAACTCATCAGAGGCAGACATTGAGAAGTTCTCCAAGGCAATGGAGTTCCCGATCATTCCTTGTAACTTGTGTGGCTCTCAGGATGGTCTGCAACGCGTTCAAGTGAAGAACATGCTGCAGCAGTGGGAAAAGGAAACGCCGGGCCGTCTGGGCATCATGGCGCGCGCTCTGGCACATGTGCGTCCATCTCACTTGCATGATGCGAAGGCGTTTGATTTTGTTGGTCTGCGCCCGAACACCGGTGAGAAGGGCGAGAGCGATCAAGAGCCTTGTGCTGCTGCTGAGGCGATGACTGAGAAGCTATTCGGCAATGAGTTTTAG
- the rpsD gene encoding 30S ribosomal protein S4, which produces MSKRQSAKYKIDRRMGENIWGRPKSPANRREYGPGQHGQRRKGKLSDFGVQLRAKQKLKGYYGNISEKQFRKVYDEASRQRGDTSENLIGLLECRLDAIVYRAKFVPTVFAARQFINHGHVNVNGRRVNIGSYMCKPGDVIEVREKSKQLAIVLEAVQSAERDTPDYIDVDTNKLVATYSRIPAFGDVPYPVQMEPNLVVEFYSR; this is translated from the coding sequence ATGTCTAAGCGCCAGAGCGCCAAGTATAAAATTGACCGTCGTATGGGTGAGAACATTTGGGGTCGCCCAAAGTCTCCAGCTAACCGCCGTGAATACGGTCCTGGTCAGCACGGTCAGCGCCGCAAAGGCAAGCTTTCTGACTTCGGCGTGCAGCTGCGCGCAAAGCAGAAGCTGAAAGGTTACTACGGCAACATCTCCGAGAAACAGTTCCGCAAAGTTTATGATGAAGCTTCCCGTCAGCGCGGCGATACTTCTGAAAACCTGATCGGTCTGCTCGAGTGCCGTCTTGACGCTATTGTTTACCGCGCAAAGTTCGTTCCAACTGTGTTTGCTGCTCGTCAGTTCATCAACCACGGTCACGTGAACGTAAACGGTCGTCGTGTAAACATCGGTTCTTACATGTGTAAGCCTGGCGACGTTATCGAAGTTCGTGAGAAGTCCAAGCAGCTGGCAATCGTACTGGAAGCAGTACAGTCCGCTGAGCGTGACACTCCTGACTACATTGACGTTGACACCAACAAGCTGGTTGCAACTTACTCCCGCATCCCAGCATTTGGTGACGTGCCTTACCCAGTTCAGATGGAACCAAACCTGGTTGTGGAATTCTATTCCCGCTAA
- a CDS encoding FUSC family protein: MFFNYAIGLRTSLMVTLASIIALIVDADDPWWAAMSAMTVANADWTNVWRKGMQRVIGTIIGGFSGYWIAVIVKNYEIFQMLAVGGLAAFAIYKRMASPNYAYAWLMGTVTAMLAIYISLIEIDLLFYLMVDRTITVAIGVTTAAVVSYYFLEETSLGVGVGPYLTPNIDSMDKSWVIALCLSGAAVAMLAPIIYVGHDLAAMVQIIITSLVVLYGPVVSVKKFALNRSLGCLIGGLMGFGLIGLGLQSFFWWALLLAIGLFFLASVHHGKSYWAYAGTQGGYAFVIAALASAGPVDNFNQVIDRLVGVVLGAVIAIFVLVVVRIWQGADFPDIEHINKQKARRTRTKKT, from the coding sequence ATGTTCTTCAACTACGCTATCGGTCTCCGCACCAGCCTGATGGTCACACTCGCCTCTATCATTGCTCTGATTGTTGATGCGGATGATCCTTGGTGGGCGGCCATGTCCGCCATGACGGTGGCGAATGCGGATTGGACCAATGTTTGGCGCAAAGGCATGCAGCGTGTGATTGGGACTATTATCGGAGGCTTTTCCGGCTATTGGATTGCGGTGATCGTTAAAAACTACGAAATTTTCCAAATGCTTGCCGTGGGCGGGCTTGCAGCGTTTGCGATCTACAAACGTATGGCGAGCCCCAATTATGCCTACGCCTGGCTTATGGGCACTGTGACAGCGATGCTGGCCATTTACATTTCGCTTATTGAAATTGACCTGCTGTTTTACTTGATGGTTGACCGGACAATTACCGTTGCGATTGGTGTAACAACGGCGGCTGTTGTTTCCTACTATTTTCTGGAAGAAACCTCACTTGGGGTTGGGGTCGGCCCTTATCTGACACCCAATATCGACAGCATGGACAAGAGCTGGGTGATTGCCTTGTGTCTGAGCGGGGCGGCTGTTGCTATGCTGGCCCCCATTATCTATGTGGGGCATGATCTTGCCGCGATGGTGCAAATTATCATCACCTCACTTGTGGTGCTCTACGGGCCTGTTGTGTCCGTGAAGAAGTTTGCCCTGAATCGAAGTCTAGGCTGCCTCATTGGCGGGTTGATGGGTTTTGGGTTGATTGGCCTTGGGCTTCAGTCGTTCTTCTGGTGGGCCTTGCTGCTTGCAATTGGCCTGTTCTTCCTTGCCTCGGTGCATCATGGCAAGAGTTATTGGGCTTATGCGGGGACACAAGGGGGCTATGCGTTTGTGATTGCTGCGTTGGCGTCTGCGGGACCCGTCGACAACTTTAATCAGGTTATTGATCGGCTTGTCGGTGTTGTTCTGGGGGCGGTGATTGCGATATTTGTTTTGGTTGTTGTCCGTATCTGGCAAGGGGCAGATTTTCCTGACATTGAACATATCAATAAACAGAAGGCACGAAGGACACGTACGAAAAAGACATAA